A region of Argentina anserina chromosome 5, drPotAnse1.1, whole genome shotgun sequence DNA encodes the following proteins:
- the LOC126796284 gene encoding uncharacterized protein LOC126796284: MSAEAEPSSTSGFVTDGPDDVEDYISANEAEPALPWDIFSHVFDLVQKGNQAFRENRFEEAITCYSRANHIKPCDPVILGNRTAAYIRISKFLKRIPASASEYRARTGLDPTIHAELALKDVEKLLNVRSNSAKPYMLKAEALTLLEKYEMARDVLLCGLQVDPSSTPLLTCLQSLERHQVRQTGKTSHSKPERKAERSDDFDCTLCFKLLYEPVTTPCGHSFCRSCLFQSMDRGNKCPLCRTVLFISPRTCAISVTLNDIIQKNFPEEFAERKAENDTITNFGVDLMPLFVMDVVLPFQKFPLNIFEPRYRLMVRRIMEGNRRMGMVIIDSTTGSIADFACEVEITECEPLPDGRFYLEIESRRRFRIIRSWDQDGYRVAEIEWVHDTCPPEGSRERSELQELTNNAAEYARLWIGRGKRAASRDRRRLEKLLSVEAMMPSVQDPERFSFWLASLSNRRPHERLDLLRLRDTKERIQRGLIYLRAEEQGCQVQ, encoded by the exons ATGTCGGCGGAGGCGGAGCCgtcgtcgacctcggggttcGTGACAGACGGCCCTGATGACGTCGAAGACTACATTTCG GCTAATGAAGCGGAACCGGCACTGCCCTGGGACATATTTAGTCATGTTTTTGATCTTGTGCAGAAGGGAAACCAGGCATTTCGAGAGAATCGATTTGAAGAG GCGATTACTTGCTACTCAAGAGCCAATCACATTAAACCATGTGACCCTGTTATTCTTGGCAACCGAACTGCTGCCTATATCAG GATCAGTAAATTCCTTAAACGCATACCGGCATCGGCTTCTGAATATAGAGCACGGACTGGATTAGATCCTACAATACATGCTGAA CTTGCTTTAAAGGATGTGGAAAAGCTACTCAACGTCCGAAGTAATTCAGCAAAACCTTACATGCTGAAGGCTGAAGCTCTGACTTTG CtggaaaaatatgaaatggcACGGGATGTTCTATTATGTGGTCTTCAGGTTGACCCTTCTAG CACTCCTCTTCTGACATGTCTCCAGAGTTTAGAGAGACATCAAGTTCGCCAGACAGGGAAAACAAGCCATAGCAAACCAGAAAGAAAAGCAGAACGCAGTGATGATTTTGATTGCACATTATGTTTCAAGTTACTCTATGAACCTGTGACAACACCTTGTGGACATTCTTTTTGTCGATCTTGTCTATTTCAGTCAATGGATCGAG GTAACAAATGTCCATTATGCCGGACCGTTCTGTTCATTAGTCCTAGAACTTGTGCGATCAG TGTGACTCTTAATGACATTATACAAAAGAACTTCCCAGAGGAGTTTGCTGAAAGGAAGGCAGAGAATGACACAATAACAAACTTTGGTGTTGATTTGATGCCACTCTTTGTAATGGATGTCGTCCTTCCTTTTCAGAAGTTTCCACTTAATATTTTTGAGCCTCGATATAGACTTATG GTGAGGAGGATAATGGAAGGCAACCGTCGGATGGGAATG GTCATCATCGATTCCACAACAGGTTCCATAGCTGATTTTGCTTGTGAGGTGGAAATTACTGA GTGTGAACCACTTCCAGATGGGCGTTTCTATTTAGAG ATTGAAAGTCGCCGAAGGTTTCGCATAATTCGATCTTGGGACCAAGATGG GTACCGAGTTGCAGAGATTGAATGGGTACATGATACATGTCCACCAGAAGGATCTAGAGAGAGATCAGAA TTGCAGGAACTGACAAATAATGCAGCAGAATATGCTCGTTTATGGATTGGACGGGGTAAAAGAGCAGCAAGTCGAG ATCGAAGACGACTTGAGAAACTTCTCAGTGTAGAAGCAATGATGCCATCAGTTCAAGATCCTGAGCGCTTCAGCTTCTGG CTGGCGTCCCTTTCAAACCGACGTCCTCATGAACGATTGGATCTCTTACGCTTGAGGGATACAAAAGAG AGAATACAACGGGGACTGATTTATCTCAGAGCAGAAGAGCAAGGTTGTCAAGTGCAATGA